One segment of Capnocytophaga sp. oral taxon 878 DNA contains the following:
- a CDS encoding OmpA family protein: MKKLFLAIFILLLQVTFAQNEKEALQKAASYYKNLNYVEAINAYESIARKGVEPQELLENLGNAYYYNADYTLANKWYAKLFNGKDAKGKPFNIKPEYYYRYAQTLKTTGDYDTSDKIMNQFVTLADKNDVRAQLFLKNRDYQAEIKRNSGRMELTLLKINTRKSEYGTAFYGDNIVYATTKSGFLKRRSEWTGDNFYTLYEANTDSLQASRKAKLNGINTKFNESTAAFTKDGNTMYFTRNNFINNEVKTNGDHTVLLKIFKATKDKHGKWGDVQEMPFNSNIHSVAHPALSPDGKYIYFTSDMKGTFGASDIYRAPILKSGGYGKPENLGDKINTPGRESFPFISDDNILYYSSDGFPGLGGLDIFAVKLNEKGDPITKPINIGRPANSAEDDFCYVINSQTRIGYLTSNRPEGRGSDDIYSFYEHTPLRFTCSYKLSGVVRDATTNELLPQAKVTLFTHNNTLIEETTADINGNFTFNYTADCGDLQLLLKAEKDNYSANQQSLALNSSKDTNAEIKLSPIPMNKKVEVVIGNDLSKVLQIDNIYFDYDKANIRKDAAEQLAKIVAIMKEHPTMKVDVRLHTDSRGSDKYNLALSQRRAKSTVKWIISHGIKKNRITGKGYGETQLVNDCGNDVPCTEEQHQANRRSEFIIISM; encoded by the coding sequence ATGAAAAAACTTTTTTTAGCAATTTTTATCTTATTATTGCAAGTTACTTTTGCACAGAATGAAAAAGAAGCCTTGCAGAAAGCAGCTAGCTACTACAAAAACTTGAATTATGTAGAAGCTATAAATGCATACGAAAGCATAGCCCGTAAAGGTGTAGAACCACAAGAACTTTTAGAAAACTTGGGGAATGCTTATTACTATAATGCTGATTATACTTTGGCTAATAAGTGGTATGCTAAACTTTTTAATGGTAAAGATGCTAAAGGTAAGCCTTTCAATATAAAACCTGAGTATTATTATCGATATGCACAAACCCTAAAGACAACAGGGGATTATGATACTTCGGATAAAATAATGAATCAGTTTGTGACACTTGCTGATAAGAATGATGTACGTGCACAATTATTTCTTAAGAACCGTGATTATCAGGCCGAAATTAAACGCAATTCGGGTAGGATGGAGTTGACTCTGTTAAAGATTAACACACGAAAATCGGAATATGGCACAGCTTTTTATGGTGATAATATAGTGTATGCTACTACAAAAAGTGGTTTTTTGAAACGTCGTTCGGAATGGACAGGAGATAACTTCTATACTCTTTATGAGGCTAATACTGATAGTTTGCAAGCTTCGCGAAAGGCTAAGCTAAATGGGATTAACACTAAATTTAATGAATCGACAGCAGCTTTTACCAAGGATGGGAATACAATGTATTTCACCCGTAATAACTTCATTAATAATGAAGTGAAGACCAATGGTGACCATACAGTATTGCTTAAAATTTTTAAAGCTACTAAAGATAAGCACGGTAAATGGGGTGACGTACAAGAAATGCCTTTCAATAGCAATATTCATAGTGTGGCTCACCCTGCACTGAGTCCTGATGGGAAATATATTTATTTTACATCAGATATGAAGGGTACTTTTGGGGCTTCGGATATTTACCGAGCACCTATCTTAAAAAGTGGAGGCTATGGTAAACCTGAAAACTTAGGAGATAAGATAAACACTCCTGGACGAGAGTCTTTCCCTTTTATTTCAGATGATAATATATTATATTACTCTTCTGACGGTTTTCCTGGTTTGGGAGGCTTGGATATATTTGCTGTTAAACTGAATGAAAAGGGAGATCCTATTACCAAACCTATTAATATAGGAAGACCTGCAAATAGTGCTGAAGATGATTTTTGTTATGTGATTAATAGTCAGACCCGTATAGGTTATCTTACATCTAATAGACCTGAAGGACGTGGTAGTGATGATATTTATAGTTTTTATGAACATACGCCTTTGCGCTTTACCTGTAGTTATAAACTTAGTGGAGTAGTACGTGATGCGACTACCAATGAATTATTACCGCAAGCTAAAGTTACTCTTTTTACACATAATAATACTCTTATAGAAGAGACTACGGCTGACATTAATGGTAATTTTACTTTTAATTACACTGCAGATTGTGGTGATTTGCAACTACTTTTAAAGGCTGAAAAAGATAATTATAGTGCTAACCAACAATCTTTAGCCTTAAATAGCAGTAAGGATACTAATGCTGAGATAAAGCTAAGCCCTATTCCTATGAATAAGAAGGTAGAGGTTGTTATAGGGAACGATCTGTCTAAGGTGTTACAGATAGATAATATTTATTTTGATTACGATAAAGCTAATATCAGGAAAGATGCTGCTGAACAGCTAGCAAAGATAGTAGCTATAATGAAAGAACACCCTACAATGAAAGTAGATGTACGATTGCATACAGATAGTAGAGGATCGGATAAGTATAATTTAGCTCTTTCACAAAGGCGAGCCAAATCGACAGTGAAATGGATAATTTCGCATGGTATTAAGAAAAACCGTATCACAGGTAAAGGATATGGAGAGACTCAGCTGGTGAATGATTGTGGTAACGATGTGCCTTGTACAGAGGAACAACACCAAGCAAACCGTAGGAGTGAGTTTATTATCATATCGATGTAA
- a CDS encoding OmpA family protein, with protein sequence MKILTLSVALLMGTSFLSAQNERELEKANEMYKNFAYIDAIKIYERIAQKGYVNQEMLESLGNAYYYNAEYKKAQPWYEKLFEEGKYNIKPEYYYRYSQVLKSVGDYTQADKMMAKFVELTNAKDTRAALYEENKDYQEVIKNNSGRFELNNASINTENSEYGTAFYGDKKIVFAAATNAKKARRGVSQWTGESFYDLYEAEHNQQKLTNRKPFSSTINTQFNESTPVFTKDGNTMYFTRNNYVNRRLGTDVENTILLKILCATKDKNGNWGNVVEVPFNSDQYNVAHPALSPDEKYLYFASDMPGTFGNSDIFRVEILGNNQYGTPENLGNVINTAGRESFPFFSKENVLYYSSDGIPGLGGLDIFAVKFSTDGTASKPINIGMPGNSADDDFCFVFDSDSKIGFLSSNRAGGKGKDDIYSFHEDKPLYFSCEKNLKGVVKDAKTKQIITDAKVVLSNKIMKEVGNQKSKADGTFAFEKVNCNDAYYYLRGEKQRYETAEVNVSVEKDGDVYYELLLNPRQVAIQKGVDLAKVFEIKEIKFDYDKANIRPDAAVELTKIVEVMREYPKMKIDIRSHTDSRGADAYNLKLSDRRAKSTLEWIVKQGISRSRLKAKGYGEKQLVNRCSNGVPCTEEEHQANRRSEFIVISM encoded by the coding sequence ATGAAAATATTAACTTTAAGTGTAGCTTTGTTAATGGGAACCTCATTTCTTTCGGCTCAGAATGAGCGTGAGCTAGAAAAGGCAAATGAGATGTACAAAAACTTTGCTTACATTGACGCTATTAAGATTTATGAGCGTATTGCCCAGAAAGGGTATGTAAACCAAGAGATGCTGGAGAGCTTGGGGAATGCTTATTATTATAATGCAGAATATAAAAAAGCACAGCCTTGGTATGAAAAGCTTTTTGAGGAAGGAAAGTACAATATAAAGCCTGAGTACTACTATCGCTACTCACAAGTGCTGAAATCGGTAGGAGATTACACACAAGCTGATAAGATGATGGCTAAGTTTGTAGAGCTTACCAATGCAAAGGATACCCGTGCGGCTTTGTATGAAGAGAATAAGGATTATCAGGAGGTTATAAAGAACAACTCGGGACGTTTTGAGCTTAATAACGCTTCGATAAATACTGAAAATTCGGAATATGGGACGGCTTTTTATGGTGATAAAAAAATAGTTTTTGCTGCTGCTACGAATGCTAAGAAAGCGCGTCGTGGAGTTTCGCAATGGACTGGAGAGAGTTTTTATGATCTTTATGAAGCTGAGCACAATCAGCAGAAATTGACTAATCGTAAGCCATTTTCTTCAACTATTAACACTCAGTTTAATGAATCAACGCCTGTATTCACTAAGGATGGTAATACAATGTACTTCACGCGTAATAATTATGTGAATAGGAGGTTGGGTACTGATGTTGAGAATACTATTTTGCTGAAGATACTTTGTGCAACCAAAGATAAAAATGGTAATTGGGGCAATGTAGTGGAAGTACCTTTTAATAGTGACCAATACAATGTGGCACACCCTGCATTGAGCCCAGATGAAAAGTATTTATATTTTGCATCGGATATGCCAGGAACTTTTGGTAATTCGGATATTTTTCGTGTAGAGATATTGGGGAATAACCAATATGGTACTCCTGAAAATTTGGGTAATGTTATTAATACAGCAGGGCGCGAGTCATTCCCATTCTTTTCAAAAGAAAATGTTTTGTATTACTCATCAGACGGGATACCAGGTTTGGGAGGTTTGGATATTTTTGCTGTAAAATTTAGTACTGATGGTACAGCTTCTAAACCTATAAATATAGGCATGCCTGGTAATAGTGCTGATGATGACTTCTGTTTTGTGTTTGATAGTGATAGTAAAATAGGTTTTCTTAGCTCTAACCGCGCAGGTGGTAAAGGTAAAGATGATATTTATAGCTTTCACGAAGATAAACCCTTATACTTTTCTTGTGAGAAAAATCTTAAAGGAGTAGTGAAAGATGCTAAAACAAAACAGATTATTACTGATGCTAAGGTAGTACTTTCAAATAAAATAATGAAGGAAGTAGGTAACCAAAAGAGTAAAGCTGATGGTACTTTTGCTTTTGAGAAAGTGAATTGTAATGATGCTTATTACTATTTACGAGGTGAAAAACAGAGGTATGAAACTGCTGAAGTGAATGTATCGGTAGAGAAGGATGGCGATGTGTACTATGAACTATTGCTGAACCCACGACAAGTGGCTATTCAAAAAGGGGTAGACCTAGCTAAAGTATTTGAAATAAAAGAAATTAAGTTTGATTACGACAAAGCTAATATACGCCCTGATGCAGCTGTAGAACTTACTAAGATTGTAGAAGTAATGCGTGAATATCCTAAGATGAAGATTGATATTCGCTCACATACTGATAGTCGTGGAGCTGATGCTTATAACCTTAAACTATCTGACCGCAGGGCAAAATCGACTTTAGAATGGATAGTAAAACAGGGTATCAGCCGTAGTAGATTAAAAGCTAAAGGTTATGGTGAGAAGCAACTAGTTAATAGATGTTCTAATGGAGTACCTTGTACAGAAGAAGAGCATCAAGCTAACCGCCGTAGTGAGTTTATTGTAATCTCAATGTAA
- a CDS encoding type IX secretion system membrane protein PorP/SprF — MIKRALLSIITTLFCTVLFAQQESQYTQYMYNTMLFNPAYTGSREVGSLFGTFRTQWVGIKGAPTNGSVSYHQPMQSLRNVGLGGSIFRESIGPQSQTELAVDVSYTINFENSKLAFGLQGSGSIFQIDYDELRKQDATDVSLIGKESVFSPNLGAGVYWYTNKYYLGFSVPNMLETSHYKNNSVSVLKNSQHLYLIGGYVFDLNDNVKFKPAVLSKVAFGAPLQVDASLNFMFNEKFVLGAAYRWSAAVSVMAGFQINDRWFAGYGYDYETTELSKYNSGSHEIFLRYELVKTYKKIVSPRFF, encoded by the coding sequence ATGATTAAAAGAGCATTATTATCAATTATTACTACTCTGTTTTGTACAGTGTTATTTGCGCAACAAGAGTCGCAATATACACAATATATGTACAATACAATGTTGTTTAACCCAGCTTATACGGGCTCACGTGAGGTAGGTAGCCTTTTTGGTACTTTCCGTACTCAGTGGGTGGGTATAAAGGGAGCGCCTACTAATGGTAGTGTGAGTTACCACCAGCCTATGCAATCGTTGCGTAATGTAGGTTTAGGGGGGTCTATTTTTCGTGAAAGTATAGGTCCACAATCACAAACTGAATTAGCTGTGGATGTATCGTACACTATCAATTTTGAAAACTCTAAATTGGCTTTTGGATTGCAAGGATCTGGTAGTATATTCCAAATAGATTATGATGAACTACGCAAGCAGGATGCTACTGATGTGAGTTTGATAGGTAAAGAAAGTGTATTCTCTCCTAACTTAGGTGCAGGGGTTTACTGGTACACCAATAAATATTACTTAGGTTTTTCGGTGCCTAACATGTTGGAGACAAGTCATTATAAAAACAATTCGGTATCAGTGCTTAAAAATAGTCAGCACTTGTATTTAATAGGAGGTTATGTTTTTGACTTGAATGATAATGTGAAGTTTAAGCCAGCGGTGTTATCAAAAGTAGCATTTGGAGCTCCTTTGCAAGTAGATGCTTCTTTGAACTTTATGTTCAATGAGAAGTTTGTGTTGGGAGCGGCTTATCGCTGGTCGGCAGCGGTGAGTGTAATGGCAGGCTTTCAGATAAACGATCGTTGGTTTGCTGGTTATGGTTATGACTATGAAACCACTGAGTTATCAAAATACAACTCGGGTTCGCACGAGATATTCTTGCGTTATGAATTGGTGAAGACTTACAAGAAGATTGTTTCACCACGTTTCTTTTAA